The Sulfitobacter donghicola DSW-25 = KCTC 12864 = JCM 14565 genome has a segment encoding these proteins:
- a CDS encoding alpha-D-ribose 1-methylphosphonate 5-triphosphate diphosphatase yields the protein MSYIQNMRFSGGQILRENGLTSGELTVDNGRILDRSQLCAPWHVELEGYMILPGIIDLHGDAFERHLAPRPSAPFPSEVGLQSVDREAAANGVTTAWMAQSWSWEGGSRGPDFAVAFMEDLAAYQPQALTDLRIQLRCETHTVETQERLLETVRKHKIDYVIFNDHIGEAMEMITSDPEGLAIWGKRAGRDLAGHIALIKATKQKAAQVPRYLCSLSAAFDALGVTYGSHDDANAATREYYGMIGARICEFPTHHAPAQVARANDDPILMGAPNVVRGGSQSGNIAATDLVKLGLCDVLVSDYHYPSLARAAHRLADMGLMPFSEAWQMISTTPARVMGLDDRGEIANGKRADLVICNRQTRQIEGTIANGRWSHICGDLAGRIMANQPNRAVAAE from the coding sequence ATGTCATATATCCAAAACATGCGCTTTTCCGGCGGCCAAATCCTGCGCGAAAACGGTCTAACTTCGGGTGAATTGACCGTAGATAACGGGCGTATCCTAGACCGCAGCCAGCTTTGCGCGCCATGGCACGTAGAGCTGGAAGGCTACATGATATTACCCGGCATTATTGATCTGCACGGCGACGCCTTTGAGCGCCACCTTGCGCCCCGCCCTAGCGCTCCGTTCCCCAGCGAAGTTGGTTTGCAATCGGTGGACCGCGAAGCCGCTGCCAACGGGGTCACAACCGCGTGGATGGCGCAAAGCTGGTCTTGGGAAGGGGGAAGCCGTGGGCCGGATTTTGCCGTGGCCTTTATGGAAGACCTTGCCGCCTATCAGCCGCAGGCCTTGACGGATCTTCGCATTCAGTTGCGGTGTGAAACCCACACGGTAGAGACACAAGAGCGCCTGCTGGAAACCGTGCGCAAACATAAAATCGACTATGTCATCTTTAACGATCACATCGGCGAAGCGATGGAGATGATCACGTCGGACCCTGAGGGCCTTGCCATTTGGGGCAAACGCGCGGGCCGCGATTTGGCGGGCCATATTGCCTTGATCAAGGCAACCAAACAAAAGGCCGCACAGGTACCGCGCTATCTTTGCAGCCTGTCTGCTGCCTTTGACGCGCTGGGTGTCACCTATGGCAGCCATGATGACGCAAATGCCGCGACACGGGAATATTACGGCATGATTGGTGCGCGCATTTGCGAATTTCCCACCCATCATGCCCCTGCCCAAGTTGCGCGCGCCAATGATGACCCGATCCTGATGGGCGCCCCTAACGTTGTACGCGGCGGCTCCCAATCCGGTAACATCGCGGCAACCGATCTGGTAAAGCTTGGGCTATGTGATGTCTTGGTTTCCGATTACCACTACCCCTCGCTGGCACGCGCTGCGCATCGGCTGGCGGATATGGGGCTCATGCCGTTCAGCGAAGCGTGGCAGATGATTTCGACAACGCCAGCGCGGGTGATGGGGCTGGATGACCGTGGCGAGATCGCCAACGGGAAACGGGCGGATCTGGTGATCTGCAACCGCCAGACGCGCCAAATTGAAGGCACCATCGCTAATGGCAGATGGTCGCATATCTGTGGGGATCTGGCTGGGCGTATCATGGCGAACCAGCCGAACAGGGCAGTCGCTGCGGAATAG
- a CDS encoding serine O-acetyltransferase, which produces MKLVDDVTALLRNSPRTAAVLDLGPFDGFAQLAGALFTRLCQSPAVGGAVQQAYGDDAVLVKLTAYDIAETARRNFEPGGAAATLLFSRGVHAIMGHRVAHKLWRDGETNHALALKAAFGRAFSTDIHPAAQIGAGLWLDHGLGFVVGETAVIGKDVSIWHNVTLGSSLNDSGPHRHPHLGDGVVIGAGATLLGGITVGAGANIAAGAIVVADVPAQTLAVGAKATLKGPAKVSFERDKD; this is translated from the coding sequence ATGAAGCTTGTTGATGATGTCACCGCGCTGCTGCGCAACTCTCCGCGAACTGCGGCGGTGCTGGATCTAGGGCCGTTCGACGGATTTGCACAGTTGGCAGGGGCGCTGTTCACGCGCCTTTGCCAGTCGCCTGCCGTTGGCGGTGCAGTGCAACAGGCCTACGGCGACGATGCAGTGCTGGTAAAGCTGACCGCCTATGACATCGCCGAAACCGCCCGCCGCAACTTTGAGCCAGGCGGCGCGGCGGCGACGCTGCTGTTTTCACGCGGGGTGCATGCGATCATGGGGCACCGCGTGGCGCACAAACTGTGGAGGGACGGTGAAACAAACCACGCGCTGGCGTTAAAGGCCGCGTTTGGGCGCGCGTTTTCGACCGATATCCACCCCGCTGCGCAAATTGGCGCTGGGCTGTGGCTGGATCATGGGCTGGGGTTTGTTGTGGGCGAAACCGCTGTCATCGGAAAAGATGTCTCGATCTGGCATAATGTGACCTTGGGCAGTTCCCTCAACGATAGCGGCCCCCACAGGCACCCGCATCTGGGCGATGGTGTGGTGATCGGCGCAGGGGCAACCCTGCTGGGTGGTATCACGGTTGGTGCAGGTGCCAACATCGCCGCAGGTGCAATTGTGGTTGCAGATGTCCCCGCGCAGACCTTGGCCGTGGGCGCAAAGGCCACACTGAAAGGGCCAGCGAAAGTCAGTTTTGAAAGAGACAAGGATTAA
- the phnC gene encoding phosphonate ABC transporter ATP-binding protein yields the protein MLRFDEITKSFGANTAVEAASFTVDEPMMIGIIGRSGAGKSTLLRMLNRLTDVTSGEITFEGQNITNLRGAAKRNWQSQCAMIFQQFNLVPRMDVVSNVLHGTLNRRSTLATMFNLYPDDDIHRAIDILERLGIAEHAPKRAEALSGGQQQRVAIARALMQDPKIILADEPIASLDPMNAQVVMQSLRDIHEQDGRMVIANLHTLDTARRYCDRVIGMRDGKIVFDGTPAQLTTGVARDIYGADASFSEATTSTEIETNAAAQKLLAYAAAQ from the coding sequence ATGTTGCGTTTTGACGAAATCACAAAAAGCTTTGGGGCCAATACGGCCGTAGAAGCAGCGAGCTTTACCGTTGATGAACCCATGATGATCGGGATCATCGGGCGCTCTGGTGCGGGTAAATCCACGCTTTTGCGGATGTTGAATCGGCTGACGGATGTTACCTCGGGCGAGATCACCTTTGAGGGTCAAAACATCACAAACCTGCGCGGCGCGGCCAAACGCAACTGGCAGTCGCAATGCGCGATGATTTTTCAACAGTTCAATCTGGTGCCGCGTATGGATGTGGTATCGAATGTGCTGCATGGCACGTTGAATCGCCGCTCGACGCTGGCGACAATGTTCAACCTTTATCCCGATGATGACATCCACCGCGCTATCGATATTCTCGAACGTCTCGGCATTGCCGAACATGCGCCAAAGCGCGCCGAAGCCCTATCAGGGGGGCAGCAACAGCGCGTCGCCATTGCACGTGCTTTGATGCAGGACCCCAAAATCATCCTTGCGGATGAACCGATTGCCTCGCTTGATCCGATGAACGCGCAGGTTGTCATGCAATCCTTGCGCGACATCCACGAACAGGACGGGCGCATGGTGATTGCAAACCTGCACACCCTAGATACCGCGCGCCGCTATTGCGACCGCGTTATCGGCATGCGCGATGGCAAAATCGTCTTTGACGGCACGCCCGCACAACTGACCACTGGCGTTGCCCGCGACATCTACGGCGCGGACGCCAGCTTTTCCGAGGCGACGACCTCTACGGAAATCGAAACGAATGCAGCGGCCCAAAAGCTACTGGCCTATGCAGCGGCGCAATAG
- the phnD gene encoding phosphonate ABC transporter substrate-binding protein — MKKIIALALMSTAISGAAIADTNAVTEFRIGILGGENAQDRMNSNECLRAYTEELLGVETKLFAPADYNGVIQGLLGGTLDMAWLGASSYAAVHIQDPDAVEPVLVKINLDGSYGYHSIGFARVDSNIKSLEDMKGKTFGFGDPNSTSGYLIPSIEIPQQTSASMESGDYFGEVKFTGGHEQTIVAVNNGDINGGVTWADGQGNWEDGFNSGALRKAVDAGLVDMNDLVEIWRSKPIPEGPVVLRSTLPQDVKDKMTALVDGLHEADPECAYGVAAGESLGFNPITHDAYVSIVEARKAKSN; from the coding sequence ATGAAAAAGATCATCGCACTTGCATTGATGAGCACAGCAATCTCTGGCGCGGCCATTGCTGACACAAACGCGGTAACAGAATTCCGCATCGGCATCTTGGGCGGCGAAAACGCTCAGGACCGCATGAACAGCAACGAATGCCTGCGCGCCTATACCGAAGAGCTGCTGGGCGTTGAAACAAAACTGTTCGCCCCCGCAGACTATAACGGCGTTATTCAGGGCCTGCTGGGCGGTACGTTGGATATGGCATGGCTTGGCGCGTCCTCCTACGCGGCTGTGCACATTCAGGACCCCGACGCGGTTGAGCCTGTCTTGGTCAAGATCAACCTTGATGGTTCATATGGCTACCACTCCATCGGTTTCGCCCGCGTCGACAGCAACATCAAATCGCTGGAAGACATGAAGGGTAAGACCTTTGGCTTTGGTGATCCAAACTCTACCTCTGGCTATCTGATCCCTTCGATCGAAATCCCCCAGCAGACCAGCGCATCAATGGAAAGCGGCGACTACTTTGGCGAAGTGAAATTCACTGGCGGCCACGAGCAGACCATCGTTGCGGTGAACAATGGCGACATCAACGGCGGTGTGACTTGGGCTGATGGTCAGGGCAACTGGGAAGACGGCTTTAACTCGGGCGCGCTGCGCAAAGCGGTTGATGCGGGTCTGGTCGACATGAACGATCTGGTCGAAATCTGGCGCTCCAAGCCGATCCCGGAAGGTCCGGTTGTTCTGCGCTCGACCCTGCCACAGGACGTTAAGGACAAGATGACCGCATTGGTTGATGGCCTGCACGAAGCAGATCCAGAGTGCGCCTATGGTGTTGCAGCGGGCGAAAGCCTTGGCTTCAACCCGATCACACATGACGCCTATGTGTCCATCGTTGAGGCCCGCAAAGCCAAATCCAACTAA
- a CDS encoding NAD(P)-dependent oxidoreductase, giving the protein MRIGVIGCGNMGGGMAAQLLAAGKDVTCFDPHAETLEKIVARGAKAAETPSQLAQSVDVIILSLPKAAVVDAVMRDMLSDIRPDTVILDTSTSEPTTSQAMTALGAEHGFAFVDGPVSGGPAAANAGTMTMLLGGAPDAIEILRPVLDVITAKTVTVGGSGAGHAAKIANNMLCAANLVLVGEALRLGKAAGVAPQDLLEGINAGSGRSGVSEVNFPKWILNDAFDSGFTMGLMRKDVGLALALAKETKVDISGFQGLADIWLNHSDALADNADFNEIVKVAKHD; this is encoded by the coding sequence GTGCGGATTGGAGTAATTGGGTGTGGCAACATGGGCGGCGGCATGGCCGCGCAACTGCTGGCAGCAGGAAAAGACGTAACTTGTTTTGACCCACATGCTGAAACACTAGAGAAAATAGTGGCGCGAGGTGCAAAAGCTGCTGAAACGCCTTCCCAGCTTGCCCAATCCGTCGATGTTATCATCCTGTCGCTGCCAAAGGCGGCGGTAGTCGATGCGGTTATGCGGGACATGCTTTCGGATATTCGGCCAGATACAGTGATTTTGGATACGTCCACCTCCGAACCCACAACCTCACAGGCAATGACTGCCTTGGGGGCAGAGCACGGGTTCGCCTTTGTTGACGGTCCAGTCAGCGGCGGGCCAGCGGCGGCGAATGCGGGCACGATGACGATGCTGCTGGGGGGCGCCCCCGATGCCATCGAAATTCTGCGCCCCGTTTTAGACGTCATCACCGCCAAAACAGTAACCGTAGGCGGTTCGGGCGCTGGGCATGCGGCAAAGATCGCCAATAACATGCTTTGCGCGGCTAATCTGGTTTTGGTGGGTGAGGCGTTGCGCCTTGGGAAGGCTGCTGGTGTCGCCCCGCAAGATTTGCTCGAAGGGATCAATGCAGGATCAGGGCGCAGCGGCGTTAGCGAGGTCAACTTTCCCAAATGGATTTTGAACGACGCCTTTGATTCCGGTTTTACCATGGGGCTCATGCGCAAAGACGTGGGATTGGCGCTGGCGCTGGCAAAAGAAACCAAGGTGGACATCAGCGGGTTCCAAGGGTTGGCCGATATCTGGCTCAACCATTCTGATGCATTGGCCGACAATGCGGATTTCAACGAGATTGTTAAGGTAGCAAAACATGACTGA
- a CDS encoding aldehyde dehydrogenase family protein — protein sequence MTDRRQKLLTAMAAVGLGERPQSIIGGALVDGAGDEVTLIDPYTEEVLLSYPDAGAELAAAACAAASAAQPEWAKGIAAAARGQVMQDISRAVLAKAEHLATIEAIVAGKPIRDCRIEVAKVAEMFAYYAGWADKLHGEVIPVPSGHLNYTLREPLGVVFQITPWNAPIFTGSWQIAPAIATGNGVVIKPSELTPITTVALVKIAEEAGLPRGLVNVLCGLGPTAGQAAIENAAVRKVVFVGSPETGRRVAMAAAAALKPAVLELGGKSANIVFEDANLEHACLGAQAAIFSGAGQSCVAGSRLLVHHSVHEELVDMISTGMNSITLGDPLDDATEIGPISNARQYQHVRGMIDQAQSAGASVLSRNSVDARGYFVAPTVLRGLTNAANAAQQEIFGPVVTAIPFEDEEQAIALANDTDFGLAGAVWTADVGRAHRMADAVRAGTFWINSYKAIHVSSPFGGSLNSGFGRSSGTDALMEYTSAKSVWLDSAPKPRIAFGYVS from the coding sequence ATGACTGATCGCAGGCAAAAACTCCTCACCGCTATGGCTGCTGTTGGTTTGGGCGAACGCCCCCAAAGCATCATCGGTGGGGCCCTTGTAGACGGGGCAGGCGATGAGGTGACATTGATCGACCCCTACACCGAAGAGGTGTTGCTCAGCTATCCTGACGCAGGGGCCGAACTGGCCGCAGCCGCCTGTGCCGCGGCATCGGCGGCGCAACCCGAATGGGCCAAAGGCATTGCAGCGGCCGCCCGTGGCCAAGTGATGCAAGACATCTCGCGCGCGGTTCTGGCAAAGGCTGAACACCTCGCAACGATCGAAGCGATTGTCGCAGGCAAGCCGATCCGCGATTGCCGGATCGAGGTCGCCAAAGTGGCCGAAATGTTTGCCTATTACGCGGGTTGGGCGGACAAACTGCATGGCGAAGTAATCCCCGTGCCCTCTGGCCATTTGAACTATACGCTGCGCGAACCTTTGGGGGTCGTTTTCCAGATCACCCCATGGAACGCGCCAATCTTCACTGGGAGCTGGCAAATCGCACCTGCCATCGCCACAGGCAACGGCGTAGTGATCAAGCCAAGCGAGCTAACCCCAATCACAACAGTCGCTTTGGTGAAAATAGCCGAAGAGGCAGGCCTGCCGCGTGGCTTGGTTAACGTCTTGTGCGGGCTTGGCCCAACGGCTGGACAGGCTGCGATCGAAAACGCGGCCGTGCGCAAAGTCGTCTTTGTCGGCTCGCCAGAAACGGGTCGCCGCGTTGCAATGGCCGCCGCTGCCGCCTTGAAACCCGCAGTGTTAGAGCTAGGCGGAAAATCCGCAAACATCGTCTTTGAGGATGCCAATCTGGAACACGCCTGCCTTGGCGCTCAGGCGGCAATTTTCTCGGGCGCAGGGCAAAGCTGTGTCGCGGGATCGCGGCTGTTGGTTCACCACTCCGTCCACGAAGAACTGGTTGATATGATCTCGACTGGGATGAATAGCATCACGCTGGGTGACCCGTTGGATGACGCGACCGAGATCGGCCCGATCAGCAATGCGCGCCAGTACCAGCATGTAAGGGGTATGATTGATCAAGCGCAGTCAGCAGGCGCGTCTGTTTTGTCGCGCAATTCGGTAGACGCACGCGGGTATTTCGTGGCGCCAACTGTTTTGCGGGGGCTAACCAATGCCGCCAACGCAGCCCAGCAAGAGATATTTGGCCCCGTTGTCACCGCGATCCCTTTTGAGGACGAAGAGCAGGCGATCGCTTTGGCCAATGATACCGATTTCGGTCTGGCCGGCGCTGTCTGGACGGCGGATGTAGGGCGCGCCCACCGTATGGCGGATGCCGTTCGGGCAGGTACATTCTGGATCAACAGTTACAAGGCCATCCATGTTTCATCGCCCTTTGGCGGTTCGCTGAATTCGGGTTTTGGCCGCTCCAGCGGCACGGACGCGTTGATGGAATACACCTCGGCCAAAAGCGTGTGGCTTGACAGTGCGCCCAAGCCGCGCATCGCTTTTGGATATGTATCGTAA
- a CDS encoding LysR family transcriptional regulator yields MATIKKIKIDTLNQFAVVARERSFSKAAKVLGMQVSTLSRHITALEDALGVKLLLRTTRAVVLTNDGIAYLDRISPLLNELDLATRDVAESKYKMRGVVRIATTAAMADICVVPIIKTLRSDFPDIRIELLLSAEIQDMRAHRVDFAIRAGKLRDSTQIVRKIGEHEFQVYAAPDCAKQTSPRILAYNSQNAKAANPTLMCENYAILRQLAVAGEGHAKMPVAYCQNEERQGLLVRVAPHSPSFFEVFVAYPKGAVLTDRARATMELVIQQAKETAKIERELAMASN; encoded by the coding sequence ATGGCCACAATAAAGAAAATCAAAATTGACACCTTGAACCAGTTCGCTGTCGTGGCCCGTGAAAGAAGTTTTTCTAAAGCTGCAAAGGTTTTGGGAATGCAGGTTTCCACGCTGTCACGTCACATAACAGCCTTGGAAGACGCGCTGGGTGTAAAGCTGTTGCTTCGCACCACCAGAGCCGTGGTTTTAACCAATGATGGCATCGCCTATCTGGATCGTATTTCACCGCTATTAAACGAATTGGACCTCGCAACACGCGACGTCGCTGAATCAAAATACAAGATGCGCGGCGTTGTACGTATTGCAACAACTGCGGCCATGGCTGACATTTGCGTTGTCCCGATCATAAAAACTCTGCGCAGCGATTTTCCCGATATTCGTATTGAGCTGTTGCTGAGCGCGGAAATTCAGGACATGCGCGCCCACCGTGTGGATTTTGCAATTCGTGCTGGAAAACTACGCGACAGCACACAAATCGTGCGCAAGATCGGCGAGCATGAATTTCAGGTTTACGCAGCGCCTGATTGCGCCAAACAAACTTCGCCCCGTATTCTCGCTTATAATTCGCAAAATGCCAAAGCCGCGAACCCAACCCTGATGTGTGAAAATTACGCGATCCTGCGCCAACTCGCCGTTGCTGGCGAAGGACACGCCAAGATGCCCGTTGCTTATTGTCAAAACGAAGAACGCCAAGGTCTATTGGTCAGGGTGGCCCCCCATAGCCCTTCGTTTTTTGAAGTCTTTGTGGCCTACCCAAAGGGAGCCGTTCTGACGGACCGTGCCCGCGCGACCATGGAGCTTGTCATTCAACAGGCTAAAGAGACCGCGAAAATCGAGCGAGAACTCGCAATGGCATCCAACTAG
- the phnE gene encoding phosphonate ABC transporter, permease protein PhnE, translating to MTDISETAPKMPDIRQQYMSQMRSKRIMNMILLVLFFGLLISGFRTADDRNAGGFWDGLGNVFDFPMDVFSEAVERAHLLPGYLLKYLPSLIETINIAAASTLLGGLLALVFSLLVTRGLAPVPWLVSPLRRVLDILRAVPEIVIALVLIYLLGGGPIPAMIAIALHTVGALGKLFSEVNENASLKPVEGLASVGSSWSQRMWLGVVPQVAPNYLSYALLRFEINIRASAILGFVGAGGIGYDLRNTMSWGQGKFDEAAAIFLLLFLTIVVVDQISSTLRNRLTHGARLTETHA from the coding sequence ATGACGGATATTTCTGAAACAGCGCCAAAGATGCCAGACATCCGGCAGCAATATATGTCGCAGATGCGATCCAAACGGATCATGAATATGATCTTGCTGGTGCTTTTCTTTGGGCTGTTGATTTCGGGGTTTCGCACCGCTGATGACCGAAACGCAGGCGGGTTCTGGGACGGGCTTGGCAACGTTTTTGACTTTCCGATGGATGTGTTTAGCGAAGCGGTTGAACGCGCCCATCTGCTGCCTGGTTATTTGCTGAAATACCTTCCGTCATTGATCGAAACGATCAATATTGCCGCCGCTTCCACCTTGTTGGGCGGCCTTCTTGCTTTGGTCTTTTCGCTGCTGGTCACGCGGGGGCTGGCGCCTGTGCCGTGGCTGGTTTCGCCTTTGCGCCGCGTTTTGGATATTTTGCGCGCGGTGCCTGAAATCGTGATCGCGCTGGTGCTGATCTATCTCCTTGGGGGTGGGCCTATTCCGGCGATGATCGCCATTGCGCTGCATACGGTTGGTGCGCTGGGCAAACTGTTTTCCGAGGTGAACGAAAACGCCTCTCTTAAACCCGTCGAAGGGCTTGCCTCGGTCGGGAGCAGCTGGAGCCAGCGTATGTGGCTTGGCGTTGTGCCGCAGGTTGCGCCAAACTACCTCAGCTATGCGTTGCTGCGGTTTGAAATCAACATACGCGCCTCCGCGATCCTTGGTTTTGTCGGGGCAGGGGGCATTGGCTATGACCTGCGCAACACGATGAGCTGGGGACAGGGAAAATTCGACGAAGCCGCCGCCATCTTCCTTTTGCTCTTTCTCACCATTGTGGTCGTCGACCAGATATCCAGCACCCTTCGTAACCGCCTGACCCATGGCGCACGCCTGACGGAGACACACGCATGA
- a CDS encoding VOC family protein codes for MNASFGLDHPLLATNDIEALRDRLIALGFNMTAIGKHPWGTSTSLAMFNGCLLEIMGIYDDSLLDEVPAGEFRFGRHVYEHLQKREGIALSALHSTNALQDAHQAESAGFTLAGHLEFGRDVTLPDGTSGRTKTTLALLPNEQFPRLSLFLCQQHRPDLIYVPEWLEHPNGVNGICGVNIVAGVADHAALKQLFSGLYDGFTPFDGGFEFQTANGVLRVYDRPSFERDIAPLPKAMQHEEHPFVAGMDLRMTNAQLMAGFLHTAAIPYREYEQGFVLEDATLTANTVLRFCN; via the coding sequence ATGAACGCATCCTTTGGGTTAGATCACCCGCTCCTCGCCACAAATGATATCGAGGCGCTGCGCGATCGGTTGATCGCCTTGGGTTTTAACATGACCGCCATTGGCAAACACCCATGGGGCACCAGCACCAGCCTAGCGATGTTCAACGGTTGCCTGCTGGAGATCATGGGCATCTATGATGATAGTCTGCTGGATGAGGTCCCCGCAGGGGAGTTCCGCTTTGGCCGTCACGTTTATGAACATCTGCAAAAACGCGAAGGCATCGCCTTATCCGCGCTACACAGCACCAATGCGCTACAGGATGCGCATCAGGCCGAAAGCGCGGGGTTTACCCTTGCTGGGCATCTTGAGTTCGGGCGCGATGTGACGCTGCCCGATGGCACCTCTGGCCGCACAAAGACAACACTGGCCCTATTGCCCAACGAACAGTTCCCGCGCCTTTCTCTCTTTCTCTGCCAACAGCACCGCCCCGACCTGATCTATGTGCCCGAATGGTTAGAGCACCCCAATGGCGTGAATGGTATCTGTGGTGTGAATATCGTGGCAGGCGTGGCGGATCACGCTGCGCTGAAACAGCTATTCTCGGGTTTGTATGACGGCTTTACCCCTTTTGACGGCGGGTTCGAGTTTCAAACGGCCAATGGCGTCTTGCGCGTGTATGATCGGCCCTCGTTTGAGCGTGACATCGCGCCTTTGCCAAAGGCTATGCAGCACGAGGAACACCCCTTTGTCGCGGGTATGGACCTTCGTATGACGAATGCGCAGCTGATGGCGGGATTTTTGCACACTGCGGCGATTCCCTACCGCGAGTATGAGCAGGGTTTTGTGCTGGAGGATGCAACATTGACCGCGAATACTGTTTTGCGGTTTTGCAATTAG
- the phnE gene encoding phosphonate ABC transporter, permease protein PhnE, with translation MTTAVLHQNAKIRFSRKRMMSFAMPAVVLAYFAYIFVAFDFVGLSGRINVKNAATLVSDLYSYKTHVTRDNRNGKTEIAIEGERKGRYAEGTSPDWVTMGDNPVIDLEDGHIITFGDQVTYEIPDYGTVTATPGVGGVNATFPAGDLPDYISTSKNRLMIITDAGRLTVTRNRTEVFKYQTGWELFFFTLDSPYHGQSLPQLVSAAFDGQAGAIWSDFWNNKMWRHGEVAWAIVETILMAFLGTFGAAIIALPLGFLAAKNFTPLGGLRFAARRVFDFLRGVDGLIWTIVLSRAFGPGPLTGGLAILLTDTGSFGKMFSEALENVDGKQIEGVASTGAKPLQRYRFGVIPQITPVLLSQILYYFESNTRSATIIGAITGGGIGLFLTQAIHTQKDWEEVSYYIVLIVLMVMAMDTLSGWLRSKLIKGDEGGH, from the coding sequence ATGACCACCGCCGTTCTACACCAAAACGCAAAAATCCGATTTAGCCGCAAACGCATGATGTCCTTTGCAATGCCTGCAGTTGTACTGGCCTATTTCGCTTATATCTTTGTCGCCTTCGACTTTGTCGGCCTTAGCGGTCGGATCAATGTCAAAAACGCAGCGACATTGGTCTCTGACCTGTATAGCTACAAAACCCACGTCACCCGCGACAATCGCAATGGCAAAACCGAAATCGCCATCGAGGGCGAGCGCAAAGGCCGCTATGCCGAGGGCACCAGCCCCGATTGGGTTACGATGGGGGATAACCCCGTTATTGATCTGGAGGATGGGCACATCATCACCTTTGGTGATCAGGTCACCTATGAAATCCCCGATTATGGAACTGTCACCGCCACGCCGGGTGTGGGTGGCGTCAATGCGACCTTCCCCGCGGGGGATCTGCCTGACTATATCAGCACTTCCAAAAACCGTCTGATGATCATCACAGATGCTGGCCGTCTGACCGTGACACGCAACCGCACCGAGGTGTTCAAATATCAAACCGGATGGGAGCTGTTCTTTTTCACGCTCGATAGCCCCTATCACGGGCAAAGCCTCCCCCAGCTGGTATCGGCCGCCTTTGATGGACAGGCAGGCGCAATCTGGAGCGATTTCTGGAACAACAAGATGTGGCGCCACGGCGAGGTCGCTTGGGCCATTGTCGAGACAATCCTTATGGCGTTCCTAGGCACCTTTGGCGCGGCGATCATTGCTTTGCCTTTGGGGTTCCTTGCCGCCAAAAACTTTACCCCGCTGGGTGGCCTTCGGTTTGCGGCCCGTCGCGTGTTTGACTTTTTGCGCGGGGTGGATGGGCTGATTTGGACCATTGTCCTTAGCCGCGCCTTTGGACCTGGCCCGCTGACAGGCGGTCTGGCGATCCTGCTCACCGATACGGGGTCCTTTGGAAAAATGTTCTCGGAGGCCTTGGAAAACGTGGATGGCAAACAGATCGAAGGCGTCGCCTCGACCGGCGCCAAGCCGCTTCAGCGCTATCGCTTTGGGGTGATCCCGCAAATCACACCAGTGTTGCTCAGCCAGATCCTCTATTACTTTGAATCAAACACCCGTTCGGCTACGATCATTGGTGCAATCACAGGGGGCGGCATTGGCCTCTTCCTGACCCAAGCAATCCACACGCAGAAAGACTGGGAAGAAGTGAGCTATTACATCGTTCTTATCGTATTGATGGTCATGGCGATGGATACATTGTCAGGTTGGCTGCGCAGCAAGCTGATCAAAGGGGATGAGGGCGGTCACTGA
- a CDS encoding chloramphenicol acetyltransferase: protein MARLTADKPFLHPDCEITDATFGRYIEIGRGSRVAHSHLDDYSYCDRYADIANASVGKFSNIAAFVRIGATDHPMEKASQHHFHYRSGDYFDDATHDADWFAFRQTRRAVIGHDTWLGNGAQVRPEVTIGHGAVVAGGAIVTKDVPPYMIVAGIPAVPLRARFTQSVADRMMALAWWDWPHDALRTALDDFRAMQAEAFLEKYE, encoded by the coding sequence ATGGCACGCCTGACTGCTGACAAACCATTCCTGCACCCTGACTGCGAGATAACCGATGCAACCTTTGGCAGATACATCGAAATCGGGCGCGGCAGCCGCGTGGCCCACAGCCATTTGGACGACTACTCCTACTGCGACCGCTACGCCGACATTGCCAATGCCTCCGTGGGCAAATTCAGCAACATCGCGGCCTTTGTGCGGATCGGAGCAACGGACCACCCGATGGAAAAAGCCAGCCAGCATCACTTTCACTATCGCTCGGGCGACTATTTTGACGATGCAACTCATGACGCAGACTGGTTCGCCTTTCGCCAAACCAGACGCGCCGTAATTGGCCATGATACATGGCTAGGCAACGGGGCGCAGGTGCGGCCAGAGGTAACGATTGGCCATGGTGCCGTTGTTGCAGGCGGGGCCATCGTGACCAAAGATGTGCCGCCCTATATGATTGTTGCGGGCATTCCCGCGGTGCCGCTGCGCGCGCGGTTTACCCAATCGGTTGCCGATCGGATGATGGCGCTGGCGTGGTGGGATTGGCCCCATGATGCGCTGCGCACAGCCTTGGATGATTTTCGCGCGATGCAGGCCGAAGCCTTTCTGGAAAAATACGAATAA